One Arvicanthis niloticus isolate mArvNil1 chromosome X, mArvNil1.pat.X, whole genome shotgun sequence genomic window, TACTTCTTCATGTAAACTTGTACATCCTTAATTGTTCCCAGTTATGAGTATCATTGCGTATACGTtcttatgtatgtatttgcatgcTCCTGTAAGATATATACCTTGCAGTGAACTTACTGGGTCATATCATCACATATACAGTCCGTGTCTCACTCAATCAGAGTATGAAGTGAATGAATCATTTATGAATCTGCATTAAGTCATTTCTTTTGCCAGGCTATCATGTTCTTAGCATGACTATTTAGTGTTTAAATTCTTCACCTTTTTCTAAGCAGGAATAGTGGGCAATCTcacttttattagaattttattatttcatctgTTAGCAGAGATTTAGACATTAATGAATATAGCATCAAGTGATATAAGATTTTGAATTAATACTCATGTTCACTGACATTTCAACTCAGTCCccaaattactttatttttaaacatatttaaaattagtaTCACATGCCTAACTTTAGTAACTCTTTAGTGACTTGAAATAACAATGACATTCCATCTGTTTTGTTGTTAAATCCATGCACTTCACTTAACTTTATAACCGCTGTTAAAAGTGTTAGCTTAACAATGTATTCTGTGAAGATTCTACATATAGTTCTAAAATCTAGGGGTTAATGTAAGCTTTTCTCTGCCTTGAACTATTTTGCAATTAAGCAAGCGAAAGACCACTTCTAAAGATCTGGGTTTTGGACATGCTAGGACTTTGTTCCATAATTTCACCAGTCTCAAGGAATGAAGAGGTTGGTTTATGTCATTCGTTTTAGTACTTTTGCCTCAATTACCCTTAGTGCTGCACTGTGGCATTTTGCCTGTCACAGATAGATCATGCAGGGAATGTCCTGGCTTAAATTCTGAAGTGCTTTCACTTCTGCTTGCTTCACTTTGAAACCTTCTAAAAAGAAGTTGACACATGATTTTACGAATATTACTGGACATCAGGAAATACATGACAGGATCCAAGCAGCtgttgaaagaggagagaaccagcaTGATCTCATTGGTTTTGTGAATGATTTCCTTCCAGTAGCAGGAAGATATATTTAACTGTGAAGAAATGTAGATGAATCGAAAGGCATGATAAGGCACAAAGCATATAGTAAAAATGATCAGGACAATAAAGGAGTTCCGAGCTGTTGTAGCGTATTTGCCAGAGTTAGGAAATTTTGACCTCTTTTTAGAAATCCTCAGTAGATTCTTGCCAATCTTAATATATGAGAGGATTATCAGTAGGAAAATAAGCCAGAACATTACTACAAGAACAAAGTTAAAAATTGCTTCTCCCTTTGCATTATGTCTATCTCTGTAGTGGAAACACATTGTGGAATTATGCCCTTCCTTCTTCAGTGTCAAAATGATCATAGTTAAAAATCCAGCAAGAGCAACTGTCCATACTATGCAGCAAACGTAAATGCTTTGCTTGGTGGTTATTGCCCTTCTTTGTTGTATTGACCGATTGATTTTTATATAGCGATCCAAGCTGATAAACCCAAGCAAGATAATACTAATGTACATGTTCATGTAAAATAGTGTCCCCACAACTTTGCAGAGAATCACACCTAGTGTCCACTTATTTTGATTGATGTGATACATTATGCGGAAAGGGAGGCAGAAGATGAGCAGAAGGTCTGCAACAGCCACGTTAAGTAGATAAATTTGAATGGAATTTCTTTTGCGGTGGATGCCCAGAAATACGTAGAGGGCAATGATGTTTCCAACCAGTCCCACGAGGAATATAACAGAGTAGAAGGTTGTTAACGCAGTAGATAGTAATTTTTCATCCATTGGACAGCTAGTGACATTTGGCACTCCTGAGAAATTTTGTGAGGCTTGGTCACTATAATTAGTTATAAAGTGCATTCCATGGGAGGAGCAAAGCCAGCTGTCAACTGAAGTAGTCGTCATTGTTACAGTGTGACTTCTCAGTGTCTCCTGTAACTATCAGGACAGAGTGCTAAATGACATGCTCTTTGTTTGTACGTCTTTGTGTCTTCAGAGTTTCCTACAACAAAATGCCAAACATTGAATCATTTGTTATTTGTGATAATAACAGCTACTTTAACATAAAGCATAGATAAGGGTTTCATTTCAGACCTTTTTCTACTTGGTTTCCTGTTGCTATCTACACATGTGTAGTAGTAGTATTACAAACAGCAGCAAATACTGTAGGAGCTCTCTaaccttttctgttgctgtggcatGCATAAAGAGttcatttcatttattatattaaagtaaataattgaaagaaaaaataaataattgaaccATATGCTAATCTTTCTGTAGAGATATTGTTTGGGGAATAGAAATAGTCAAAAGAACAGCAGCTCCCATTTTTCAAGGATGAATCTGAACTTCCCCTAAAGGTGCTTCTAGCCATGAGTGAGCTGGGTCCCTTGCTGATCCTGCTTGACTTTAGCAATGCTTCCTGTTTTAGCCTGTCCCCTCATAGCTGTCATCCACTCATTTTGACACACGTTGTCACATAGTGTATATTAGACACATTGTAGTGTTCTACCCTTCCACAGTGAGAATAGAGAAGAGGGTCCTAAAGTTTCTTCTTCACCTAAGACCAACATAGGAGTATTAAAATTACTTATCTATAGAAACAGACCAAGTCTAGCACCTGCCTCCTTTCAGAGACTCTTGTAGCACTTCACAAGAAAACATATTAGTCAAATAAAACCAGATCAGTTAGCAGCCAATAAACCACTCTTAGCCTAGAAGCGTAAGACAGTAATATAGATGGGAAACAGTACCATGACTCTGAGATTCTGAGAGGTTAACTACCTAAACATTAGTTTTGCCCTGGGTTATATCATTTGAGATTGTCACCAGAACCTTCTTAAGTATGTCAGTTTTACTTGTTCCCAATGCTACTTGCTATTGAACAATTCTCAGGCATTTGACTCTTGGGACCTATTATATATGTAAGGAGAATTCAAGCAGGTCTCCTCACACTCCTTTCTTACAGCAACTGCCCTGTTTCTCTGTAAATCCCTTTTGTGGGTGTAAGATAGACTTTTATAGCAGAGtacagatgagatggctcagaaaggaATGTTCTACAAAGCTTAACTACCTGAAACTGATCTCCACGATCTACATggtagaagcagagaactgactccacaagttgttctctgacttccagatGTATGTGGTGGCTCGTGcatgtcacaaacaaacaaacataaataagtgtaatgaaaattaaatacttCAAAGCAGGACTTTCAAAGTTATACTTAACTTCATAATCAAGGATCATTACTAagcatcttttctcatttttaaaaatgcaaagcttTTATGTGAAACACTGAACCCCAATATATAGTAAGTATTCAAAATAGTTGGCTTTGGGCCTGGGTCTtctagctcagtgatagaatgctTGTCTAGTATGTATACAgtcctggttcagttcccagtgctgaAAAAAAagctagctttaaaaaaaataggttctAAATGATCAATATAAACCTTACACATTTGTTTAAAGTACTGCTTGGATATTAAAACCAATATTAACAATATTGTATATTAACAATATTAAGACAGAGACTCTGTTCTCAATAAGCAGTTTTAGAGGACTGTATGTTCAAACCCTAAATgcagtaataaaaaataagtttggtttggtttggtttggtttggtttggtttggtttggtttggtttggtttggtttggtttggtttgattttttgagacaaggtttctttctgtagctctggctatcttggaactcactctgcatgTCAGGCCGGCTtcgaactcagaggtccactTTTCTGtgccttctgggtgctgagattaaaggcatgcaccaccatccaGCTGTAAAGGGATAGATCTTAATTGTGATATTTTTTGTGTGTTGCCGTTCTTTTATAGTGCCAAGGATTGAACCCAAAACCTTGCTAGGCAAATATTCTACCACTGAATCACATCTCAACACaatagatttttcagttttttgcttccttttaaaattaagtgGTTTTAGTTAgtatacaaaatgtatttcaCTAAATATGGCATTTTATACATTTGTGTCATTGTACTTTGCTCATATTCACTCACACCACTCTCCTCTGCATGTCCGACTGCTTCCCTCCCCAAAATTGTGCCTCTCTGCTTTGATGTCATATGGATGCATGAGTAGACAGATAGAGAAATGCAATAGTTAATTTTATAAtctacatgaaagaaaacatgcagTCTTTGTGTTCTTCACATTCATTATTTCCCCTTGTTCTCCCTCTCTTAGGCCCACTCCTCTCCCACATCCTTCTCCCCCTTCTGCTTTTATGTCTTCTGCATGCTATATTTTCATATCTAGATTCTATATATGAGAATAAACATGTAACATTTATCTTTGCATAATGAATCTCTTCATTCGATGTTCtatagagagaaaaatatttggaaaaatgtAGCTTCTCTTAAAACTGTATTTTGGTCAAGGCTTTTAATAGAAAGTAGTGTTCAGCTTTAAATGTttacagactgaaggaaagacttgGTTTCgaggaagaggaagtggctgGTGAGGAGGAAGCTCTGTTAAGCCATCTTGAGAAAGGTTTCCTCAATTTAGGAccatggaaggagaaagagagaagggtactgggaggaagggagaaagaaatgaaggaagagctGAGGCTGTGTCCCAGATGCAGGAAGACAGATTTCACAATGCTTGTAGAAACATCCAGGCCTGTTTCTTGTGATCTGAAATCTTAAAAGGAAGAGACAATCTAGGAAAGGTAGCAGGCTGCTGATATCACAAAATACATTGCCAGTAATAGGGAGAGAAACCTATGCAGTGTTTACACAGGAAACCCTCAGAGTCTCAGATAGAAACATCCTATCCATAAGTGAAAGGATGCTAAGACCTCAGTGATGTGACTCAAGAAGCTGAAGTGACTTGGAATAGGCATCTGTAAgttgtttttcttcctaataGATTTTAAACCCTATTAGGATTAAGAACCGAGTCCATTTTGTTTGCCTCTCTGTGTACCAAGTGTTTAGCCCAATAAATATTACTGAATGAAAGAAGGAGTTTGGAAAAGTAGATGTAAAGTGTTAAAAGTACAAATACTGGAAGCGTCAACTGTATTCACAATAACACAATTCCCTGTCCTCTATCAGCAATGTAATGTAGACACAGTAAAAAACTAACCCCATCTTTGGTTTAACTCAAAAATCTGtggtattttaaatgaaaattgttCCTGTTGACCTGGATTCTGTCCCAGACTGATAGTCTCccctgaaatatattttttttttatcatcccCAGTGGTATACTTAAGAAAGACTGTGCACCAAACAAGGAGAAGTGGAATTTAAATATTGTTGAGGATATAAGTTGAAGGAAATAGGTAAATTAACCTATAGATGAGAATGTTTTACAAGGCCATGAAGAAGAGGTTCTCCCCTTCTTATTCGTGTGTACAGAGAGAAAAGCAAGGAGATGTCTGTAAAGTGCAGAGACAGGTATTGACTCCTTGTGAGATGATGCTTTTACAGAATGAAGCAGTCTAGCTCAGAAGGTACTAAGTCTGTGAGCTAGAGACTCAAAGCTGCAATACTCTGTAGGAAGGGTTCTCAGCAGTACTTTAGTCTGTGCATGAGCATCTCTTTGAAGATACCAATGTCTAGCTTCTTCCCAGATACCCTGATATTGTTCTGGAATGGGCTTGATGCACTGGTTTAAAAATTCATGAGAGCTATCCAGTGTATAGTCAAAATTGAACACTTGAGCTAAATAATCAAATGATTAACTAATCATTATTTAGCACTTACTGTGATCCAGATACTATTTGAACACATGATATCAT contains:
- the Gpr34 gene encoding putative G-protein coupled receptor 34; protein product: MTTTSVDSWLCSSHGMHFITNYSDQASQNFSGVPNVTSCPMDEKLLSTALTTFYSVIFLVGLVGNIIALYVFLGIHRKRNSIQIYLLNVAVADLLLIFCLPFRIMYHINQNKWTLGVILCKVVGTLFYMNMYISIILLGFISLDRYIKINRSIQQRRAITTKQSIYVCCIVWTVALAGFLTMIILTLKKEGHNSTMCFHYRDRHNAKGEAIFNFVLVVMFWLIFLLIILSYIKIGKNLLRISKKRSKFPNSGKYATTARNSFIVLIIFTICFVPYHAFRFIYISSQLNISSCYWKEIIHKTNEIMLVLSSFNSCLDPVMYFLMSSNIRKIMCQLLFRRFQSEASRSESTSEFKPGHSLHDLSVTGKMPQCSTKGN